The following nucleotide sequence is from Coffea eugenioides isolate CCC68of chromosome 3, Ceug_1.0, whole genome shotgun sequence.
aaaaaaaaaactatagagAGGGTTCCTCCCATGAAAAAATATTAGAAAAATCTGAGCACTCTCCCATGGGAGAGTTGAAAGGAGGTTTAGTTAGAGAGTTTTTTttctaaaaagaaagaaaagagaaggagGAGAGGAGGAGTTTTTTTAAATTAACAAAACTTAATAATACATACtgtttaaatttataaattatcgAGGTAATTGCGAAATGGAGTAGCATTTCACTTATCCCAAGAATTACGTATGGCATCCAAGAATTACTTGAGACATCCAATAAGAGAAGGAGAAGGTTAGGCtctgtttgataaaactgaatctgaattctgaactctgaattctgaattctgaatactgaaacaattaatttgctgaatattaagcactgaaaagagatatatgaatatctgaatcttaatgctgaacatatttatactgtttgataaacatttataacttaatgcttaataagctaaattgtacaattttgcccttctatcttttaatccaaaaaggaaatagaacctatgatttaattagcttaaaattgttaggtatgaaaatgaaaatatttatatttaaatcaaagtactataaaagaagaaatatattATGGAAAGTCCAAATATCGgtgcaaatatatttttaaatcaaagtttgataagaaaagtccaaatataagcaaaagaaagctgcaataaacaagttttaaattcacaccaaattatatagaaatttaattacttcaatggaaaaatgttgacgcaaaacaacaaataatcaaTTGGAAATAATGAATTTGAGATCGGTGAGTACGgtagcaataaaaaaaattgggaggaaaaaaatgacaaaattatgaaagagtagaaagatggaaaaagatAAGGAGTAGACAGATGTAAGGAGCATGGAGAAATTGCAAAAAAGTCATTAAATAGagagaaaatagaagtagaaaGCCATTAGACAGAGAATGTcaaattgtttaattagataaggattttgaatgtaattaacaaacaaggatagatttggtagataagataaagtagttgaagtaaatctcttgattcttatcaaattaagcattcagttatgaTTCTTGTGttgaaaaaaatacatacaaattcagcaccacttaataagttcagcagaaaaatttttatttatcaaacacccaaaacatctgaatgtctgaatgaattcagtttcaacacttttttatgttatcaaacagacacTTAGAACCTACATTTGTTACACCAACTCCTTACAATAATATTTTCCTCCAACCTAGTGTCCTCAAATCTTTATAAATACGAACAACTAATATGCTGCCTACATCCTTCATTTTGAATCATTTTAAAGTTATATTTCCTTTTGATAATTAGTGGTTTGTGCACAAGATTTTGAGTGATAAATCTATGGCCAAATTAGCTATCCTAGTTGGATGCTGCTATCCAGATGATCCTGACAGACTAGAAGGCTGCTATAATGATGTGGAAACAATGAAAGAACTGCTGACAACTAGGTGTGGGTTTCCGCCCAAGAATGTGGTGGTTCTCACAGATAAGCTTGACTCCCCTTTGCGACCCACAGGTGGTATTATAAGGAGCGCGATTGATTGGATGATTGAGCAAGCCAAGGCCGGTGACGTTTTGTTGTTCTATTTCGCCGGCCATGGAAAGTTCGATGATTTCGGGAAGGGCTGGGGCTGCATAAGGGAAGAATTTATTGTCCCGTGTGACAGGAATCTCATTTACAGTGAGTTGAAGATATAATACCCATGCCAAAGCCACAAATATCTTGTTTATTTCTTCAGCATTCCTAAATATTAAGAGCTAAGAACAATCAGATCGGAACTTGCTGCTCTATTAACTAACCTCGATATTACTTTTTTCAAAACAGGCGTGGACTTTCGAGCAATGGTAAATCGCATACCACAAGGTGCTCACTTGACTATAATAGCAGACTCCTGCAACAGTGGGGGGCTAATTGAAATGTTGAAGGAGCAAGTTGGACCTGGCTTTCCTCCACATGTTTGCTATACCCCAAGGGCTTACGACTACAGCCCACTTTACAAACCCAGACTAATGCCCATGACGGCAATTGTGCGGTATTTGGAATCTAGGAGTGGCTTAAACAGTCCAGACATTGGCAGACACTTGAGGCACATTTATGGAAACGATGTCAGCATCAAGTT
It contains:
- the LOC113766167 gene encoding metacaspase-9-like → MAKLAILVGCCYPDDPDRLEGCYNDVETMKELLTTRCGFPPKNVVVLTDKLDSPLRPTGGIIRSAIDWMIEQAKAGDVLLFYFAGHGKFDDFGKGWGCIREEFIVPCDRNLIYSVDFRAMVNRIPQGAHLTIIADSCNSGGLIEMLKEQVGPGFPPHVCYTPRAYDYSPLYKPRLMPMTAIVRYLESRSGLNSPDIGRHLRHIYGNDVSIKFRGQADHHAQVNASHQPVDQLDDKGILISACQFDESSLDIRGVRRPHGVFTAVLSESVKEEPGPISYKLLVEKCRAKIELFAEKYRAKIERPPHPCLYCSDENVNAPFLQNR